TAAACAGGTACTACTACCGTAAAAGGATGATCTGTTGTGCCAGCCCCCCAATTCACGGGTGTAGCATCAGACTCCAAGGTAGGGTCTGATGTAATCAGCCTAGGAGCATATCGACTCGTAATTAATGGACCCAAAGTAGCGGTCACTAGCATCAACACAATGACACTGTTGAGCACGCCTTCACTCAACATCTTAGCCTGGTATCCTACCAGTGCAGCCGCCAATGTTGCCCCCACTTGAGGCATTGACATCGACCACATCGTTAGCAGTTCGTCATTGTTGTAGCGGTACATCAATTTAGCCCCGTACGCTGCCAGGAACTTACTGATGATTAAGCCAGTGACGATCGCCAACGTGAGCCAAATCGAAGAGATGCTGGCGATAAAAGCAGGAATGTCAATGAGCAGACCCAAATTGACAAAGAAGATTGGAATAAATAAAACACTGCCGACAAATACTACTTTCTCCTTGACTGGGCCTTGACCTACAGCGTCATTTACTGCCAAACCTGCGAGGAAGGCACCGACAATTTTTTCAACTCCAATTAGTTCTGCGCCTAAAGAAGCCAGAAAAATCGCTAATAAGACGAATAAAAACTGGTTGCCTTCGTCATCTCCGGTACGTTTGAAAAATTGGCGACCTGCCCAATCAAACCCAAAGAGCACCACCACTGAGTAAATTGCTAGGGAACCGAGCAAGATGGCTAGCTTGGTAGCAGTAAAGTTACCCGCATTAATCCCAATACAAATTGCCAGAACTAACAGTGAGCCAACATCGGTAAAAATAGTCGCTCCAATAGTGACCGTGACTGCTTCATTGGACACGACACCTAAGCGGCTCACCATTGGGTAGGCCAGCAGAGTGTGGGAAGCAAACAGCGAACCAATTAAGACCGCAGCGTTCCAGTCAAATCCAAAGAAGCGGCCTACCATCGTGCCAACGATTAGGGGTATGGCAAAGGTGAGGCTACCAAAGCCAATCGAGCGGTATTTCTTGCGCCGGAACTCCTCAATATCAACTTCCAGACCGGACGCAAACATCAAATACAGCAGCCCAATCTCGGCTAACAGGCTTATAGTTTCTGAGTCTTTTTGCAGCAAGTGCAAGCCATTTGGCCCTAAAATCACTCCTGCTGCCAATAACCCCACCAATCCTGGTATGCGGAACCGCTCTACAAGGATGGGTACAGTCAAAATAACTGTTAAAAGAACCGCAAACGAAACAATGGGTTCCTCAAAAAATTTCAGAATCGATTCCATAGAGCGTCCATTAGTGAATGAGTGTCAGCAACTCTCAGACAGGGTGGCAGAAAACCCTGCTCACATACTGACTTGTCTGCATCATTCAAAACCTTAAGGCTCTAAGGGAAGAAGAAGAAAATACCTATAGATGGATCTGACTGAGAATTACTCGGAGGCGATCGTAATCATCCTTGAGTAACACGCTCAAAGTGCGTCCTGCGTTCACCAGCCAGGTGCGATCGGCTTGGCGCAGTTGATAAATCTCTCGAATCGCCGCTGCGGTTAAAGCGTCCACGGGCGCCCCATTCACTTGCAGCAAAACCCTTAAAAAATCTAGCTTTTCGCTAAAATGCAGCACTTCCTGTGGTTCGCAGGTGTAAACTGCTTGGTGGATCTGAGGTGGACGAGGGGGTAGGTGCTGATAAATGGTTTCACTGAGTTGTTGCGCGCCACTCACTCCCGGTTGACAAGGTCGAAACCCAACGATCGCGGCCCGAAACTCTGTCTTCAGCATGGCAAAAATTTGGGGTTGCTGTTCGCGCAAATCTTGCAGCGATAACCCTAAAGCTCGCGCTCGATGCACTGAATCAATCGGGCTAGTCGTGGCGTGATACACCACCGCATAAACTTGATTTCCCGATTCCTCATCAATGGAGCGCACCCAACTTCCAAAAGCTGGCATAACCGGAAAACTTAAGTCTTCCGGTTCTAAGCACTGTGCCAAAAACTCCGTGGTCGCTGTCTCAATCACTTCGGCAATGTGATTGGGCGGACGATTTTGATGGGCGAATTGAGGGAGGGGCAACCGCATGGATGCTACTTCGCTTTCTTACGACCCGCAGTGGCATCTACTAGCTCCAACTGCGATAAGCGGAACGTAACTAACTTGTCCCAGTTACCTCCTTCAAACAAGACAGCGACCTTACCATCGGTCACGCGCTGCACCAGACCTTGGAAGCCGTAATAGGTATCATTGGGGCTGATCACCCGAACTGCTGAACCAGGAAAAATCATAGTATTCAGTAAGTAGAATGGAGTGAAGTTTACTGCTTTTCTAACTAGCTTAGCCCTAAAATTTTAACCGTTGGCGGTAATTTGCCACCGATTGCACTAAGCCGATCGCCACGAAATTGGTTAGTAGCGCCGATCGCCCGTAACTCATCCAAGGCAGCGGAATTCCAGTTACAGGGGCCAAACCAATGGTCATACCTACATTCACCACAACTTGAAAAACCAGCATGGAAAAGACACCAGCGGCCAATAACGAGCCGAAGTTATCTTTAGCGTTCTGGGCGATAATGACTAGCCGAAGACAGATCAACCAAAAAGCCATCAAGACGAGAAAGCAACCAATAAAGCCTAGTTCTTCACCAATGGCAGAAAAAATAAAGTCAGTATGTTGCTCTGGAATAAAGTTGAGTTGGGTTTGAGTGCCTTTCATGAATCCTCGGCCCCACAACTCACCCGCGCCGATCGCAATTCGAGATTGAATCAAGTGATAGCCACCGCCTAGGGGGTCTTTGTCTGGGTCTAAGAACAAAATCAGTCGATCTTTTTGGTAATCCTTGAGCAATCCCCAGAGGAGGTGCCCTAGAGCGCCAGAGATCAAGTTAACTGCTACTGCCACTAACGCGCCGAGCCTAGGCCAAGGTAAAGTCATCCAGGCGATCGCTGCCATGAGCAATACCCAAATAACTTCCAGGCCAATCAACCAACTGGAGAAGAAGACATTAAACAAAATGGCTGAAACAATGGGGGAAATCAGCAGCACGAGCCAACCGGGGTTGGCGTTACCCCAATAGAGCATCCCAATCGTAATGGCCCCAAACACCAACGACGTTCCCAGGTCTGGCTGCAAAAATACTAAACCCCAAGGCACTGCTGTCACGGCTAGGGTTTGAACCGCAGCGCTTAGGGTTGAGGCCGTGCGTCCTTGCAACATGGCTGCCAGAGTGATAATCATGCCGAGTTTGGCGAACTCAGAAGGCTGAATGTTAAAGCCCCCAATCGTAATCCACCGTTGGGCTCCGAGTGCAGTGGTGCCGATAAACATAACCGCCAATAGCGATGCATTGGTGATGCCGTAGATCACCCAACGCCACTGCAATAGGTTTTCATAGCGGCACCTTGAGATTGCCAAGGCCAGCACTAGCCCAATGCCGCCGATTAGCCAGTGTTGCCACCAGTCTGTCCATCCTTGATTTAACTCGGTACTGTAAATCATTACCCCGCCCATGAAGGTCAGACCAATGGGGAGGAAAAACAACCAGCCATCGGTTTCTTGCCACGGTTGAATTAAAGATTTCCAGCGAATTCGGGCTAGCGATTTCTGCAACATGTTCTAGCAAAAGGTCAAGTTTAAGTCGAAGGCTGTGAGTGCGATGTTGGGGATTGCCCAGTCACCATAAACATCTATTACGCCGATGTCAGCGCGGCCACAGAAACTTTTGCCGCAATTTGTTGCGCAATTGCCTTTAAAGCTTTGGCCGAGGCTGAATCTGGATCAGAGACTGTAATGGGTACACCGCGATCGCCACCTTGACGTAACGGAATTTCTAAAGGGACACAGCCCAGCAAAGGTACACCCAACTCCTGAGCCGCTTTTGCTCCTCCCTCTGAACCAAAAATGTCGTATTGGCGATCGGGCATGTCAGGGGGAATAAAGTAGCTCATGTTCTCTACAATGCCCAACACAGGTACACCCATTTGCTGGAACATTTTTAATCCCCGGCGCGAGTCTAACAGGGCAACCGTTTGGGGAGTGGTGACAATGACAGCGCCAGCCATCGGTACTGCTTGAGCCAAAGTCAACTGAGCATCTCCGGTACCAGGGGGCATATCCACAATCAGATAGTCTAGGTCGCCCCACTGGGTCTGATAGAGGAACTGCCGAATAATTCCATTCAGCATGGGGCCACGCCAGATTACGGGCTGGTCAGGATCAATCAGGAAGCCCATTGAAACGAGCTTGACGCCGTGGTTAAAGGCTGGCTCTAGAATGTCTCCTTGTGGGCCTTTGGACACCATCACTTGGGCATCTGTCAGACCCAGCATCGTTGGAGCGTTGGGGCCATAAATATCTGCATCGATCAAGCCCACTTTGGCTCCCGCTTGGGCCAAGGCGACTGCCACGTTCACAGCGACTGTACTTTTGCCAACGCCACCCTTTCCACTAGAGATGGCAATAATATTTTTTACACCCTCAATGCCAGTGCGATCGGGTAGCGGCTTCTGGTGAGGCGTTTCGGCAGTGACCTCTACCTTGACTTCTTGGACTCCAGGCAGAGTTTTGACGGCTCTCTGACAATCTTCAACAATAAATTCACGCAGTGGGCAGGCAGGAGTGGTTAGCACCAACGTAAAACTAACGGTTCCATCTGCGATCGCGACGTTACGGATCATATTCAATTCCACTAAACTCTTGCGAAGCTCAGGGTCTTGAACGGGGCGTAGAACTTCTAAAACTGAATCAGCATTAAGCATACGGGATGATCAATTCTCCACCCTAACTGCGACGGGAGGATACAAGCTGACTTAGCTTTTCCTCTAGTGCAATCTTACCGTTACCTAGGGTGGATGCGTGTGGGATGCGATCGCTCCAAGTCGTTAATCTTGCCTCAAAGCTGCATCAAATTAGGATTAAAAAATTAGAACTAAAAATCAAAACAACTATTCCCTGGCGATCGCGTTCTTGCATTCATGGGTACGGTTGACATTGCCGCCTGCTCTGCCGCCTGCGCTAACTTGGTTGCCACTCTGGCAGCGTAGGGTTGAGTTAGAGACCAAACTAAAGGCGAGAGCCAGCCTCGCAAGGTGACCGAGTAAGAAACACGAGTGCCACAAACAGTGGATTCGACCTGGTACGTGACTCGTTCTTCTACCCCAGGAATAGCCAAAATTCGGACGCTGAGTAATTCGCCCGGATTGACGCGCTCTACAAAAATTCGAATTGGAATCGGACCCAAGCGGGTCATAGCTCGATAAATTAGTCCTGGTTTTACTACCAAGCCATGAGGAACATCAGTGCTAGCCAGTAGAGGGTGCCAAGACACGTCGGTGAGGTCACCAATCTTGCACCATAAGTCTTCCACAGAAGCTGTACTGAGCGCTTGGTAAGTTCTCACCAAAGAATATTGAAACTTGATTCGATGCCGCTGAAGCCGCCGTTTCGTCCAGAATTTTGCCATTTTTATCCCCGCATCGAGTTAATTCAATAGGTTGGGATAGCGCCGATCACTGCTTCGCTCAATCCTAACAATCTCGATCGCCTACCTAGGATTAGACATCATAACTACTGGACTGAGGGAGTGCGATCAAGCTAAAGATAGATCAAGGATTTGCTGACAATCAGAACTCGTGCTTAGGGTGCAGCTTCTCAAGGAATGTTGTCAAAACGTATCAACTCTGCCAATTTTGTTCTGCTATCTGTTAAGCTTTTTGCGATTCTCTCGATAAAACTCTATAGAAGTTTACTCAGCGAAAAAACCTGAAGCCTGGTCTTGAGTCATTTCACTCAGCCTACCTAAACTATCCAAGCTAATCCCCAGCTAATCTTTAGGCTTGTCAGCATTTTTAACTTCTGTTGAGATTTCAACGCGTCAGCCAAACTTTATTAACGGTATTGTACTGAAGGTCATGACTACTTCCTCCACTCCTGAGGCAACTGCATCTAAACTGACTCTTCCTACTAACTCACGGCAACGAGTTAGCCAATTCTTAAAAGACCTGCAAGATCAAATTTGCCAGGGTTTGGAACAGCTAGACGGGCAAGCGACCTTTCAAGAAGATTCTTGGGATCGGCCTGAAGGGGGTGGTGGGCGATCGCGAGTCATGCGGGAAGGCAGAGTCTTTGAGCAGGGCGGTGTGAACTTCTCTGAAGTCTGGGGTTCTCATCTACCCCCCTCCGTTCTGGTTCAACGCCCAGAAGCAGCAGGCCACCAGTTTTATGCCACGGGCACTTCAATGGTGCTGCACCCCCGGAACCCCTACATCCCAACGGTGCATTTAAACTACCGCTATTTTGAGGCTGGCCCCGTTTGGTGGTTTGGCGGTGGAATTGACCTCACCCCTTACTATCCTTTCGCCGAAGATGTGGTGCATTTTCACCAAACTCTGAAGCAAGCTTGCGATGCTCACGATCCTGAGTACTACCCCACCTTTAAGCTGTGGTGCGATGAATATTTCTACTTGAAGCATCGCCAAGAAACGCGAGGGGTAGGCGGCATCTTCTTTGACTACCAAGATGGACTCACTAATCACTTGTATCGCGGTCCGGACGCAGAAGGCCCAGCCGCACTCCATAGCAATCAAGTAGGCCAGATCGGCAGCCGTAGCTGGGAGGAAATCTTTAGTTTTATTCAGTCTTGTGGTCAAGCTTTCTTACCTGCTTACGTACCCATTGCCGAACGCAGACAGAATACAGAGTATGGCGATCGCGAACGTAATTTTCAACTCTATCGTCGGGGTCGTTACGTCGAATTCAACCTGGTTTATGACCGAGGCACTATTTTTGGTCTGCAAACCAATGGTCGCACCGAATCGATTTTGATGTCTTTGCCGCCTCTGGTGCGTTGGGAGTACGGCTATCAGCCAGAACCCAATACTCCTGAAGCTGAACTGTATCAAACCTTCCTCAAGCCGCAAGACTGGGTTAACTGGTTTTCTTCCGCCTCTCAGAGCTAAGGTAAACTACGGGAGGTAGGTGCCGCGATCGCCAGAAACTTTTCTGTCCGATGTGTTATAAACTTCTGCCACCTGCCAACTATAGATAAGGCGCAACTCGTGTCTTATTCGGGGAGTCTACAGACTTAACGATGGCTGGCTGCCAATCAACTGACCTATCAGTAGCTCAAGCTTTTGAGTTGCCGCTGCTACTGATTTTCTGACGGTTGGTTGTAAACATCAGCCCATTAACCCAACGACCCATTATTGCTAGGGGAGGATCGGCGATCCCAATGGAGCAGAGAACTTACACAACCCAAGACGGCACAACTGTCATTGTCTTAACCCCTACCGGACGCTTAGACATTACAACCGCTTGGCAATTCCGTCTCAAGTTACAGGAATGTATCTCTAAGTTGAGCCGCCATGTGGTAGTGAACTTGGGCCAGGTCAACTTTATTGACAGTTCTGGCCTCACCTCTCTAGTGGCAGGGATGCGTGACGCAGAAAAGGTCAAAGGTAGCTTCCGCATTTGTAACGTGCATCCAGAAGCCAAACTTGTCTTCGAAGTCACCATGATGGACTCAGTATTTGAAATCTTCGAAACTGAGGATGAGGCTTTAGAAGGCGTACCGAGAGGAATTGCTAGCTAAATATCTTGATTTAGTCGGCTCACATTGCTCTTTACTTAAAGCGCCAGTTCGCTGGCAAAGTCTTGGCGCTTCGTAAATTCATAAGGTCCCCAAACGGCCCCCCACAGTACTTGACCTGTGGTTGGGTCTATTCCTTTGTCATAGCTTAAAAACATTTCTGGGGTGGCTTCAAAACCGAGTGACACCTGCCGAGTTTCATTTTGGTAGGTAAAGCAACAACGGGCACTGGGTAAGAGCGACGCTGAAAAGTGATAGCCCTGAGGCTCCAACGTTTTGATCTTAATTTGCAGCGTACATCCGGGTAGAAGTTCAATTTGCTCAGAAGTCAGTGTTTGGAGCAAAGCTGGATTAGCCCCAAAGCCTCTTACAGCTCCAGGCGATCGCGGTATGTAGTATTGCACTTGCAAGTCTGTATGTTGAACTTGCTGCAAACGCATGACTCGCTGACGGTAAGGTTGGTCTAGATTAACGATGTTTGCTTGTTCTGCAAATAAGGTAATGCTGTCTTCGCTAAACAAAGAGATGGGGCGCTGCCACAGCCGCAAATGTACAAATCGAGCAGGCTCGGCGATCGCTTGTTTCTGATTATCAAATTCACCACAAAGGCAGTGGGCTAGAGCAACTAATTCAGGTGAAAATTGCATGGTGGCTGAGACTCCGTAATCTAAAATTGTAGAATAC
This region of Trichocoleus desertorum NBK24 genomic DNA includes:
- a CDS encoding chromophore lyase CpcT/CpeT produces the protein MQFSPELVALAHCLCGEFDNQKQAIAEPARFVHLRLWQRPISLFSEDSITLFAEQANIVNLDQPYRQRVMRLQQVQHTDLQVQYYIPRSPGAVRGFGANPALLQTLTSEQIELLPGCTLQIKIKTLEPQGYHFSASLLPSARCCFTYQNETRQVSLGFEATPEMFLSYDKGIDPTTGQVLWGAVWGPYEFTKRQDFASELAL
- a CDS encoding HAS-barrel domain-containing protein encodes the protein MRLPLPQFAHQNRPPNHIAEVIETATTEFLAQCLEPEDLSFPVMPAFGSWVRSIDEESGNQVYAVVYHATTSPIDSVHRARALGLSLQDLREQQPQIFAMLKTEFRAAIVGFRPCQPGVSGAQQLSETIYQHLPPRPPQIHQAVYTCEPQEVLHFSEKLDFLRVLLQVNGAPVDALTAAAIREIYQLRQADRTWLVNAGRTLSVLLKDDYDRLRVILSQIHL
- a CDS encoding SRPBCC family protein, coding for MAKFWTKRRLQRHRIKFQYSLVRTYQALSTASVEDLWCKIGDLTDVSWHPLLASTDVPHGLVVKPGLIYRAMTRLGPIPIRIFVERVNPGELLSVRILAIPGVEERVTYQVESTVCGTRVSYSVTLRGWLSPLVWSLTQPYAARVATKLAQAAEQAAMSTVPMNARTRSPGNSCFDF
- a CDS encoding Mrp/NBP35 family ATP-binding protein; this translates as MLNADSVLEVLRPVQDPELRKSLVELNMIRNVAIADGTVSFTLVLTTPACPLREFIVEDCQRAVKTLPGVQEVKVEVTAETPHQKPLPDRTGIEGVKNIIAISSGKGGVGKSTVAVNVAVALAQAGAKVGLIDADIYGPNAPTMLGLTDAQVMVSKGPQGDILEPAFNHGVKLVSMGFLIDPDQPVIWRGPMLNGIIRQFLYQTQWGDLDYLIVDMPPGTGDAQLTLAQAVPMAGAVIVTTPQTVALLDSRRGLKMFQQMGVPVLGIVENMSYFIPPDMPDRQYDIFGSEGGAKAAQELGVPLLGCVPLEIPLRQGGDRGVPITVSDPDSASAKALKAIAQQIAAKVSVAALTSA
- a CDS encoding cation:proton antiporter — protein: MESILKFFEEPIVSFAVLLTVILTVPILVERFRIPGLVGLLAAGVILGPNGLHLLQKDSETISLLAEIGLLYLMFASGLEVDIEEFRRKKYRSIGFGSLTFAIPLIVGTMVGRFFGFDWNAAVLIGSLFASHTLLAYPMVSRLGVVSNEAVTVTIGATIFTDVGSLLVLAICIGINAGNFTATKLAILLGSLAIYSVVVLFGFDWAGRQFFKRTGDDEGNQFLFVLLAIFLASLGAELIGVEKIVGAFLAGLAVNDAVGQGPVKEKVVFVGSVLFIPIFFVNLGLLIDIPAFIASISSIWLTLAIVTGLIISKFLAAYGAKLMYRYNNDELLTMWSMSMPQVGATLAAALVGYQAKMLSEGVLNSVIVLMLVTATLGPLITSRYAPRLITSDPTLESDATPVNWGAGTTDHPFTVVVPVYNPKTEQYLIEMAALLARHESGRIVPLAIATAHAHMDAPTLSSAMERSDSLLANATAVSQELGVEAEPLLRIDDGIAQGISRASREQDASLIVMGWGRRTGFRARLFGNVLDSVLWSSHCPVAITRLLNSPTTMQRILVPIDNLGAASAKTVQFAQMLASANQATVTLLHVSNRYTSAGKRAWTESQLAMSVAKWAPQLKPEIQLVASDNVVTAIVQASRGCDLVILRSLRRRTTAGLAISDVTTQIVQQLTCSIVMLGEPQRSQPGVVVNQTQTPLVTKA
- a CDS encoding NAD(P)H dehydrogenase subunit NdhS, whose product is MIFPGSAVRVISPNDTYYGFQGLVQRVTDGKVAVLFEGGNWDKLVTFRLSQLELVDATAGRKKAK
- the hemF gene encoding oxygen-dependent coproporphyrinogen oxidase, with amino-acid sequence MTTSSTPEATASKLTLPTNSRQRVSQFLKDLQDQICQGLEQLDGQATFQEDSWDRPEGGGGRSRVMREGRVFEQGGVNFSEVWGSHLPPSVLVQRPEAAGHQFYATGTSMVLHPRNPYIPTVHLNYRYFEAGPVWWFGGGIDLTPYYPFAEDVVHFHQTLKQACDAHDPEYYPTFKLWCDEYFYLKHRQETRGVGGIFFDYQDGLTNHLYRGPDAEGPAALHSNQVGQIGSRSWEEIFSFIQSCGQAFLPAYVPIAERRQNTEYGDRERNFQLYRRGRYVEFNLVYDRGTIFGLQTNGRTESILMSLPPLVRWEYGYQPEPNTPEAELYQTFLKPQDWVNWFSSASQS
- a CDS encoding STAS domain-containing protein, with the protein product MEQRTYTTQDGTTVIVLTPTGRLDITTAWQFRLKLQECISKLSRHVVVNLGQVNFIDSSGLTSLVAGMRDAEKVKGSFRICNVHPEAKLVFEVTMMDSVFEIFETEDEALEGVPRGIAS
- the rodA gene encoding rod shape-determining protein RodA, producing MLQKSLARIRWKSLIQPWQETDGWLFFLPIGLTFMGGVMIYSTELNQGWTDWWQHWLIGGIGLVLALAISRCRYENLLQWRWVIYGITNASLLAVMFIGTTALGAQRWITIGGFNIQPSEFAKLGMIITLAAMLQGRTASTLSAAVQTLAVTAVPWGLVFLQPDLGTSLVFGAITIGMLYWGNANPGWLVLLISPIVSAILFNVFFSSWLIGLEVIWVLLMAAIAWMTLPWPRLGALVAVAVNLISGALGHLLWGLLKDYQKDRLILFLDPDKDPLGGGYHLIQSRIAIGAGELWGRGFMKGTQTQLNFIPEQHTDFIFSAIGEELGFIGCFLVLMAFWLICLRLVIIAQNAKDNFGSLLAAGVFSMLVFQVVVNVGMTIGLAPVTGIPLPWMSYGRSALLTNFVAIGLVQSVANYRQRLKF